The following proteins come from a genomic window of Brevibacillus antibioticus:
- the remB gene encoding extracellular matrix regulator RemB, producing MFIHIGGDTVVSTKEVISILDHQTVKSSKINKAFLLEKSKTVVDHSEEETKSYVITKNAIYCSPISSLTLKRRAQFVDSLDQFPFVQAEVEELTE from the coding sequence ATGTTTATTCACATTGGTGGAGATACTGTGGTGAGCACGAAGGAAGTCATTTCCATTCTTGATCATCAGACTGTGAAATCCTCAAAAATCAATAAAGCGTTCTTACTCGAAAAAAGTAAGACAGTTGTTGACCATAGCGAGGAAGAAACGAAGTCTTATGTAATCACCAAGAACGCCATTTACTGTTCACCTATTTCTTCTCTGACGCTGAAGCGACGCGCTCAGTTCGTGGACAGCTTGGATCAGTTTCCCTTTGTACAAGCTGAAGTGGAGGAGTTGACAGAGTAG
- a CDS encoding HD-GYP domain-containing protein, which yields MPNVEVKQLTLGAKLAEDVFTALGGILFAKGTPLYEREVQFLEAFMIKQVQVEDSGGAWTDQSELTTTKIDAPEASDKFTQAKPVFQESFDKAVSTLKNLMTRVQGGNNIPVMEVREVVTPIISEFQQQPQVLLSLRHFARMDSYAYEHAVAVGIISYMIAKWVKVPEKEWMQVALAGTLLDIGKTKIDRRILQKPGKLTPDEFEEIKKHTVYGYQIIKSSHGLSEGVALAALQHHEREDGSGYPLGLPGSKLHLYSKIVAVADVYHAMSSDRVHQKALSPYQVVEQLVQDSFGKLDPTIVRSFVEGITQFAVGTLVELSDGTIGKIVFTDRNHPTRPMVETGGKIVNLVEARHLSIVRVMEQ from the coding sequence TTGCCCAATGTGGAAGTGAAACAACTGACTCTTGGAGCGAAATTGGCTGAAGACGTATTTACAGCATTGGGAGGCATTCTTTTTGCAAAAGGAACCCCTCTCTATGAAAGAGAAGTGCAATTCTTAGAAGCCTTCATGATCAAGCAGGTACAAGTAGAGGATTCAGGAGGGGCTTGGACTGACCAAAGTGAATTAACTACAACTAAGATAGATGCGCCAGAAGCTTCTGATAAGTTCACCCAAGCTAAACCTGTGTTTCAGGAGTCATTTGATAAAGCAGTGTCTACACTGAAAAATTTGATGACCCGCGTACAAGGCGGCAATAACATACCCGTTATGGAAGTCAGAGAAGTTGTTACGCCGATTATTTCGGAGTTTCAACAGCAACCACAAGTTCTTCTCTCCCTTCGGCACTTTGCAAGAATGGATAGCTATGCCTACGAGCATGCCGTAGCAGTTGGGATTATTTCTTATATGATTGCAAAATGGGTCAAGGTACCAGAAAAGGAATGGATGCAGGTCGCATTGGCCGGTACATTGCTCGATATAGGGAAAACGAAAATTGATCGGCGGATTTTGCAAAAACCGGGGAAGCTTACGCCAGACGAATTCGAAGAGATAAAGAAGCATACCGTTTATGGTTACCAAATTATTAAGTCATCCCACGGTTTAAGTGAAGGTGTAGCATTAGCGGCTTTGCAACATCATGAGCGAGAAGATGGTTCAGGCTATCCTCTAGGCTTACCTGGATCTAAACTGCATTTATACAGTAAAATTGTCGCTGTGGCCGATGTGTATCATGCAATGAGCTCGGATCGTGTGCACCAAAAGGCGCTGTCTCCTTATCAAGTCGTGGAGCAATTAGTGCAGGATAGCTTCGGGAAGCTTGATCCTACCATTGTTCGATCATTTGTGGAGGGGATCACTCAATTCGCTGTAGGAACGCTGGTTGAATTAAGTGATGGAACGATTGGGAAGATCGTATTTACAGATCGTAATCACCCAACGAGGCCAATGGTTGAAACAGGTGGAAAAATCGTAAACCTAGTTGAAGCTCGACATTTGTCTATTGTGAGAGTAATGGAACAGTAA
- a CDS encoding YaaC family protein, translating to MDNAWKTLRYFETEPTARKYLAACYHNMGVEHPERLAFQQSSRFLYLWRQARHFYSTSAVADLSIQPLLLFYGCSHLLKAMLLTRDPYYPQNSRVLQHGVTTRKLKRNAYMLMEDEVRPQKEGFFALLAHAFQLAPLQDRYSVHDLFSSIPSVSDSYGIATDKPRNWLTLKIEHISQDNLVRITFPEKTDGPLSYSTETFIQYIHRLAPSVCNLAKLAWENNKGIKVLTLPQCALSELDQHPLFRLHQNVFFFWNGSASSLPLPEWASHYLLLYLLSMLCRYETEWWGELTMSHGLVERFLVEYFLDNHMDTFPSVIRKQFHRNHRMSLPSFPSDPY from the coding sequence ATGGATAACGCTTGGAAAACATTACGCTATTTTGAGACAGAACCAACTGCACGTAAATATTTAGCTGCCTGCTATCATAACATGGGTGTCGAGCATCCCGAGCGACTAGCATTTCAACAAAGCTCGCGTTTCCTGTATCTCTGGAGACAAGCGAGACATTTTTATTCCACTTCCGCTGTTGCCGACTTGTCCATCCAGCCATTGCTGCTGTTTTATGGCTGCTCTCACTTGTTGAAGGCGATGTTATTGACTCGTGATCCGTATTATCCCCAAAACAGTCGTGTTCTGCAACATGGTGTCACGACACGAAAGCTTAAAAGAAATGCCTATATGCTAATGGAGGACGAGGTTCGTCCACAAAAGGAAGGGTTTTTTGCGCTATTAGCACATGCATTCCAGCTTGCGCCGTTACAAGACCGCTATTCAGTCCATGACTTATTTTCATCCATCCCTAGCGTGAGCGATAGTTACGGAATTGCTACGGATAAACCACGTAACTGGTTAACGCTAAAGATTGAGCATATAAGTCAGGATAATTTGGTTCGCATTACCTTTCCTGAAAAAACAGATGGGCCATTATCCTATTCAACTGAAACCTTCATCCAGTACATTCACAGGCTGGCTCCATCTGTTTGCAACTTGGCAAAGCTCGCCTGGGAAAATAACAAAGGCATAAAGGTACTGACCCTTCCTCAGTGTGCCCTGTCTGAACTGGATCAACACCCGTTATTTCGTTTGCATCAGAACGTCTTCTTCTTTTGGAATGGTTCTGCTTCTTCTCTACCTCTTCCCGAATGGGCAAGTCATTACTTGTTGCTTTATTTACTCAGCATGCTTTGCCGCTATGAAACGGAGTGGTGGGGAGAGCTAACGATGTCTCACGGACTTGTTGAGCGATTTTTGGTCGAATATTTTTTGGATAACCACATGGATACCTTTCCCTCCGTTATTCGAAAGCAATTTCACCGAAATCACCGGATGTCCCTTCCTTCTTTTCCCTCCGATCCGTATTAA
- the gyrB gene encoding DNA topoisomerase (ATP-hydrolyzing) subunit B, with protein MDQVTTKDTNYDASQIQVLEGLEAVRKRPGMYIGSTSSRGLHHLVWEIVDNAIDEALAGYCDEILVVIHPDNSVSVTDNGRGIPTGIHEKTGKSTVETVLTVLHAGGKFGGGGYKVSGGLHGVGSSVVNALSEWMEVEVKQNNQVYFMRFKVGAPDADLAVVGETEETGTKVTFKPDPTIFTETTVFEYEILQKRIRELAFLNKGLRITLKDARPDHQKEESFCYEGGIIQFVEHLNKNREALHDDVIYCEGEKEGLVVEVALQYNDSYVSNIYSFANNINTHEGGTHETGFKTALTRVINDYSRKFNFLKEKDPNLSGDDVREGITAIISVKIQEPQFEGQTKTKLGNSEARSITESVFGDRFNTFMEENPGVAKKVVEKALMASRAREAARKAREMTRRKSALEVSALPGKLADCSSKDASESELFIVEGDSAGGSAKMGRDRHFQAILPLRGKVLNVEKARLDKILGNNEIRAIITALGTGVGEDFDITKARYHKVVIMTDADVDGSHIRTLLLTFFFRYMKQLIEAGYIYIAQPPLYSIKQGKTLHYAYTDKQRDEVLATLKAQPKPNVQRYKGLGEMNADQLWETTMDPEVRTLLQVDLEDAMDANMVFETLMGDEVEPRREFIEQYAANVRDLDI; from the coding sequence GTGGATCAAGTGACGACGAAAGATACAAACTACGATGCGAGTCAGATTCAGGTACTGGAAGGGTTAGAGGCAGTTCGGAAACGTCCCGGCATGTACATCGGGTCGACCAGCAGCCGAGGTTTGCATCACCTGGTATGGGAGATTGTCGACAATGCCATTGACGAGGCGCTAGCCGGTTATTGCGACGAGATCTTGGTGGTCATTCATCCAGACAACTCCGTATCCGTAACCGATAACGGTCGAGGAATCCCGACCGGCATTCATGAAAAGACCGGGAAATCTACTGTTGAAACCGTTTTGACTGTATTGCACGCCGGTGGTAAATTCGGCGGTGGCGGATATAAAGTGTCTGGCGGTCTTCACGGGGTAGGTAGCTCGGTAGTAAACGCGCTATCCGAATGGATGGAAGTTGAGGTTAAACAAAATAACCAGGTATACTTCATGCGCTTTAAAGTAGGCGCACCGGATGCCGATCTTGCTGTTGTGGGCGAGACCGAAGAGACAGGAACAAAAGTTACCTTCAAACCCGACCCGACTATTTTTACCGAAACAACGGTATTTGAATACGAGATTTTGCAAAAACGTATTCGCGAGCTGGCGTTCCTTAACAAAGGATTGCGCATCACGCTGAAGGATGCACGTCCAGATCACCAGAAGGAAGAGTCTTTCTGCTACGAGGGCGGTATCATCCAGTTCGTAGAACACTTGAATAAAAACCGGGAAGCTCTACATGACGATGTGATTTATTGCGAAGGAGAAAAAGAAGGTCTTGTCGTGGAGGTTGCCCTTCAGTACAACGACAGCTATGTGAGCAACATCTACTCTTTTGCCAATAACATCAACACGCATGAGGGTGGTACTCACGAAACCGGATTTAAAACGGCTCTTACCCGTGTTATTAACGACTACAGCCGCAAGTTTAACTTCCTGAAGGAAAAGGATCCGAATCTTTCCGGGGACGATGTGCGTGAAGGCATTACCGCGATTATCTCCGTAAAAATTCAAGAGCCTCAGTTCGAAGGACAAACAAAGACAAAGCTGGGTAACTCGGAAGCGCGTAGCATTACTGAGTCTGTCTTCGGTGACCGTTTTAACACCTTTATGGAAGAAAACCCGGGTGTAGCCAAAAAAGTTGTGGAAAAAGCGCTCATGGCCTCTCGTGCCCGTGAGGCAGCTCGTAAAGCACGTGAAATGACTCGTCGCAAGAGTGCTCTGGAAGTAAGTGCTTTGCCAGGTAAACTGGCGGACTGCTCTTCCAAGGACGCATCCGAATCTGAACTGTTCATTGTAGAGGGTGACTCTGCGGGCGGTTCTGCGAAGATGGGACGGGATCGTCATTTCCAAGCTATTCTTCCTCTTCGTGGTAAGGTATTGAACGTAGAAAAAGCGCGTCTGGACAAAATTCTCGGCAACAACGAGATCCGTGCTATTATTACGGCTTTGGGAACGGGTGTTGGCGAAGACTTTGATATTACAAAGGCACGCTACCACAAAGTCGTTATTATGACGGACGCCGACGTCGACGGATCGCATATTCGTACGCTTCTACTGACGTTCTTCTTCCGCTACATGAAACAATTGATTGAAGCGGGGTATATTTATATTGCGCAGCCGCCTCTCTACAGCATCAAGCAAGGGAAGACGTTGCATTATGCTTATACCGACAAGCAGCGTGATGAGGTTCTCGCTACCTTGAAGGCTCAACCGAAGCCGAACGTCCAACGCTATAAAGGACTAGGTGAGATGAATGCCGATCAATTGTGGGAGACTACAATGGATCCAGAAGTCCGTACGTTGCTTCAGGTGGATCTGGAGGATGCTATGGATGCCAATATGGTGTTTGAGACCCTAATGGGTGACGAAGTAGAGCCTCGCAGGGAGTTTATAGAGCAATACGCGGCAAATGTACGCGATCTAGATATTTAA
- the gyrA gene encoding DNA gyrase subunit A yields MAEETARFPKVDISHEMRESFLSYAMSVIVSRALPDVRDGLKPVHRRILYAMHDMGLTPDKPFRKSANVVGEVMANYHPHGDSSIYEAMVRMAQDFNMRYMLVEGQGNFGSVDGDPAAAMRYTESRFSKLALELLRDIDKETVDFTPNYDGRKEEPVVLPSRFPNLLLNGASGIAVGMATNIPPHNLTEVVDGVIAMIDNPDITIQDLMKIIKGPDFPTAGEILGYSGIRRAYETGRGSIIMRAKTQIEEDGKGKPRIIVTEIPYQVNKARLVEKIAELVREKKIEGITDLRDESDRKGMRIVMELRRDVIPKVVLNNLFKHTQMQSTFGVNMLALVDSRPRVLNLRDMLYYYLEHQRVIIRRRTEYDLKQAEARAHILEGLRIALDHIDEIISLIRSSQTTEEARTGLMENYSLSYEQAQAILDMRLQRLTGLEREKIENEYQELMVKIAELRSILADEGKIYAIIREELGEIKEKFGDARRTEITFDENHIEDADLIPEEDVVITLTHDGYIKRLPVSTYRSQKRGGRGVQGLGTKDDDFVEHLYITNSHDYIMFFTSKGKVYRLKGFEIPDLSRTAKGTPIINLIQIEKGERVSAVIPVKEFDQEHYLFFATKKGIIKKTTLESYENIRKGGLIAVNLRDDDELIGVRLTDGQQQIIMGTHKGMSVRFNEGDVRTMGRNATGVKGITLDDDDDVIDMDVIKPNAEVLIVTANGYGKRTPVDEYRIQSRGGKGIKTHNVTDRSGSVVGLKVVEPEEDLMIITTSGIIIRTEMKGISVMGRYTQGVKLIRLSENEQVGSVAKCPPTEEEDMSDEDAEERIEDLQDGETVEATEPIEPTEE; encoded by the coding sequence ATGGCAGAAGAAACTGCTCGGTTTCCAAAAGTCGATATTAGCCACGAAATGAGAGAATCGTTCCTTAGCTATGCGATGAGCGTTATCGTCAGTCGGGCTTTGCCTGACGTTCGCGATGGTTTGAAGCCTGTACACAGGCGTATTTTGTATGCCATGCACGATATGGGTCTTACTCCTGACAAGCCGTTCCGTAAATCGGCAAACGTTGTCGGGGAAGTAATGGCGAACTACCATCCGCATGGTGACTCTTCCATCTATGAAGCGATGGTACGTATGGCCCAAGATTTTAACATGCGCTACATGCTGGTTGAAGGGCAAGGGAACTTCGGTTCTGTAGACGGCGACCCGGCAGCGGCGATGCGTTATACGGAGTCGCGTTTTTCTAAGCTCGCGCTGGAGCTTTTGCGCGATATTGATAAAGAAACGGTCGATTTCACTCCTAACTACGATGGACGCAAAGAAGAGCCGGTTGTATTGCCTTCTCGTTTCCCGAACCTGCTTTTGAATGGGGCATCAGGGATTGCTGTAGGTATGGCTACCAATATTCCGCCGCATAACCTGACAGAAGTTGTTGATGGCGTTATTGCCATGATCGACAACCCTGATATTACGATTCAAGATTTGATGAAGATTATCAAGGGACCTGACTTCCCTACAGCAGGGGAGATTCTCGGTTACAGTGGTATTCGCCGTGCCTATGAAACAGGCCGTGGTTCCATTATTATGCGGGCCAAAACCCAGATTGAAGAGGATGGGAAAGGAAAACCGCGCATCATCGTAACAGAGATTCCTTATCAGGTGAACAAGGCTAGACTCGTGGAAAAAATTGCGGAGCTAGTGCGCGAGAAAAAAATCGAAGGAATTACCGACCTTCGTGATGAGTCTGACCGCAAAGGAATGCGTATCGTCATGGAATTGCGCCGTGACGTCATTCCAAAGGTTGTATTGAATAACCTGTTTAAGCATACCCAAATGCAGTCTACATTTGGTGTGAACATGCTGGCCCTCGTTGACAGTCGTCCGCGTGTATTGAATCTGCGTGACATGCTCTATTACTATTTGGAGCACCAACGCGTCATTATTCGCAGAAGGACCGAATACGATCTCAAGCAAGCAGAAGCCAGGGCGCATATCTTGGAAGGCTTGCGCATTGCATTGGATCATATTGACGAGATTATCAGTTTGATTCGTTCTTCGCAAACCACGGAAGAAGCTCGTACAGGACTCATGGAAAATTACTCCCTGTCTTACGAGCAGGCACAGGCCATTCTTGATATGCGTCTGCAACGCCTGACTGGTTTGGAACGAGAAAAAATCGAGAACGAGTACCAGGAGCTCATGGTAAAAATCGCAGAACTGCGTTCGATTCTTGCGGATGAAGGCAAAATCTATGCGATCATCCGGGAAGAGCTGGGTGAGATCAAAGAGAAGTTCGGAGATGCAAGACGCACGGAAATTACTTTCGATGAGAATCATATCGAAGATGCTGATTTGATCCCAGAGGAAGATGTGGTCATTACCCTGACGCATGACGGTTATATTAAGCGTCTGCCTGTTTCCACCTACCGTTCGCAAAAACGTGGTGGACGTGGCGTGCAGGGGTTGGGAACCAAGGATGACGATTTTGTCGAGCATCTTTACATTACCAACTCGCATGATTACATCATGTTCTTCACGAGCAAAGGGAAGGTTTATCGCCTAAAAGGATTCGAAATTCCTGATCTAAGCCGGACAGCGAAAGGTACCCCAATCATCAATCTCATTCAGATTGAAAAAGGGGAGCGGGTTAGTGCGGTAATCCCTGTGAAGGAGTTTGATCAAGAACATTACCTGTTCTTTGCGACCAAGAAGGGGATTATTAAGAAAACCACGCTGGAGTCCTATGAAAATATTCGCAAAGGCGGACTGATTGCGGTTAACCTGCGCGACGATGATGAGTTGATTGGTGTTCGTCTGACGGATGGCCAACAACAAATTATTATGGGTACTCACAAAGGCATGTCCGTCCGTTTCAATGAGGGAGACGTACGCACGATGGGACGTAACGCCACCGGTGTGAAGGGGATTACCCTTGACGACGATGATGATGTCATCGATATGGACGTTATCAAACCGAATGCAGAAGTGCTCATCGTAACGGCGAATGGTTACGGAAAACGGACTCCTGTCGATGAATACCGCATTCAATCTCGTGGCGGTAAAGGAATTAAGACACACAATGTAACGGATCGAAGCGGTTCAGTCGTTGGTCTGAAAGTTGTTGAGCCTGAAGAAGATCTGATGATTATTACCACTTCAGGTATCATCATTCGTACAGAAATGAAAGGTATTTCTGTGATGGGGCGTTACACGCAAGGTGTAAAACTGATCCGCCTGTCTGAAAATGAGCAAGTGGGATCAGTCGCCAAGTGTCCTCCAACTGAGGAAGAGGACATGTCAGATGAAGATGCGGAAGAGAGAATTGAGGATCTGCAAGACGGAGAGACTGTCGAAGCAACCGAGCCTATCGAACCGACAGAGGAATAA
- a CDS encoding response regulator transcription factor, whose amino-acid sequence MKTFHIAIVDDDINIRQIVEAYLEKEGYVTTAVESAEEAIALEQENPPDLWVLDIMLPGMNGYEFCRRIRANSETPIIMVSARDEEVDKILGLELGSDDYLTKPFSPRELVARVNRALQRWKQMKSHADETANSALVLDKHKRLVYSFGEEVEVTSKEFQVLSLLSGHPNRAFSRDELLSLIWGYDYFGSDRVVDDLIRRIRKKLGKIPLETVWGFGYRLRTLEGTKDE is encoded by the coding sequence ATGAAGACCTTTCACATTGCTATCGTAGACGATGATATCAATATTCGTCAGATCGTCGAAGCCTATCTGGAAAAGGAAGGCTATGTTACAACTGCCGTTGAATCAGCCGAAGAGGCTATTGCTTTAGAGCAAGAGAATCCCCCCGATCTATGGGTATTGGACATCATGTTGCCAGGCATGAATGGTTATGAGTTTTGCCGACGTATTCGTGCTAACTCAGAAACGCCTATCATCATGGTCTCTGCTCGCGACGAAGAAGTAGACAAGATTCTTGGACTAGAGCTAGGAAGCGACGATTATCTCACCAAACCTTTTAGTCCTCGTGAATTAGTGGCACGCGTGAATCGAGCACTCCAACGTTGGAAACAGATGAAATCCCATGCGGACGAGACCGCAAACAGTGCTCTTGTGTTAGATAAGCACAAACGTCTCGTGTATTCTTTTGGGGAGGAAGTAGAGGTGACCTCGAAAGAGTTTCAGGTACTCAGCCTTTTATCAGGGCATCCGAATCGGGCTTTTTCCCGTGATGAGCTGCTCTCTCTTATATGGGGATATGATTATTTTGGAAGTGATCGGGTGGTTGATGATCTCATTCGTCGTATTCGAAAAAAGCTGGGCAAGATTCCTCTTGAAACGGTTTGGGGCTTTGGGTATCGCCTGCGAACTTTGGAAGGAACGAAGGATGAATGA
- a CDS encoding sensor histidine kinase, with protein sequence MSIQFRITLMFALLLCLVMGVSAILINSFLLDNLIEQQKNELNLKGRFWIEKMNESNVKIETEGVAELEKLLVSNRKIEVLLLGKKKKVLYTSLPSSNLNEWMDALERKAEKRQNRNIWIVGSDDYVVVTLPFKNDEKQRLILASPVRGLKDIRMEMTNNILLIVLIGAISTILLSFFITRSMVKPLHKLTREIKKVQARRFSEVQLIPARGEIAEVSNSVHSMAQELDRFHEIQRQFLQNASHELKTPLMSIQGYAEGIRDGVFVDAAAEKGFDVIVAETNRLKHIVTEIILLAKLEGEENLFAPSQHSATDLVARAIERLHPLQLQHNVTIQVRSPKTNDIVYVDEGKFLQALLNIIGNALRHAKDQITIEIKSGKRQLQIEIQDDGEGIAEELLPHLFHRFVKGKNGDVGLGLAISRAIIERSHGLLQAENGPLHGAVFRIVLPLYRQPEN encoded by the coding sequence ATGAGTATCCAATTTCGCATTACGTTAATGTTTGCCCTTCTTCTCTGTCTTGTCATGGGGGTATCAGCTATCCTGATCAATTCATTTTTGCTGGATAATTTAATCGAGCAGCAAAAGAATGAATTAAACCTAAAAGGTCGATTCTGGATTGAAAAAATGAACGAATCAAATGTAAAGATTGAAACTGAGGGAGTCGCAGAACTCGAAAAACTTCTCGTCTCCAATCGCAAGATAGAAGTTTTGCTCTTAGGAAAAAAGAAAAAAGTACTCTATACGTCCCTGCCTTCCTCAAATTTGAATGAGTGGATGGATGCCCTTGAGCGTAAAGCAGAGAAAAGGCAAAATCGAAACATTTGGATAGTCGGTAGTGATGATTACGTGGTCGTTACCTTACCTTTTAAAAACGACGAAAAGCAACGACTTATTCTGGCCTCTCCTGTCCGTGGACTAAAAGACATTCGGATGGAGATGACGAATAACATATTACTCATCGTTTTAATTGGAGCCATATCTACCATTTTGCTCAGCTTTTTTATTACGCGTAGTATGGTGAAGCCACTGCATAAATTGACGAGAGAAATAAAAAAGGTTCAAGCACGGCGTTTTTCCGAGGTCCAACTCATTCCTGCTCGCGGTGAAATTGCTGAAGTCTCGAATAGTGTCCACTCCATGGCACAAGAGCTCGATCGTTTTCATGAAATCCAGCGGCAATTTTTACAGAATGCTTCCCACGAGCTAAAAACCCCTCTCATGTCCATACAAGGATATGCCGAGGGAATTCGCGATGGCGTTTTTGTTGATGCTGCTGCTGAAAAAGGGTTTGATGTCATCGTAGCGGAAACTAATCGATTGAAGCATATTGTGACTGAAATTATATTGTTGGCCAAACTTGAGGGCGAAGAAAATTTGTTTGCTCCCTCGCAGCATTCCGCTACTGACCTAGTGGCTCGGGCCATTGAACGTTTACACCCTTTGCAGCTCCAACACAATGTAACAATTCAAGTACGTTCGCCTAAAACCAATGACATAGTATACGTCGATGAAGGGAAGTTTCTTCAAGCCTTGCTGAATATCATTGGAAACGCTTTGCGTCATGCCAAGGATCAGATCACGATTGAAATCAAATCGGGCAAACGTCAACTCCAAATAGAAATACAAGATGATGGAGAGGGCATCGCGGAAGAACTTCTCCCTCATTTATTTCATCGTTTTGTGAAAGGAAAAAATGGTGATGTCGGACTGGGGTTAGCTATTTCTCGAGCGATAATCGAACGTTCGCACGGCCTTCTCCAAGCGGAAAATGGTCCACTCCACGGCGCTGTTTTCCGCATCGTCCTTCCCTTGTATCGACAGCCTGAAAACTAA
- the guaB gene encoding IMP dehydrogenase, producing the protein MREDKFVKEGLTFDDVLLIPAKSEVLPRDVDLRVQLSENVKLNIPLISAGMDTVTESGLAIAMARQGGIGIVHKNMSIEQQASEVDRVKRSESGVITNPFSLTQEHTVEEANALMGKYRISGVPIVDANQKLIGILTNRDLRFVHDFSIKIKEVMTKENLVTAPVGTTLQQAELILQQHKIEKLPLVDENNTLRGLITIKDIEKAIQYPNAAKDNQGRLLCGAAVGVSADTFERAAALVQAGVDVLVIDTAHGHSKGVLETVKAVRKEYPTLTIVAGNVATGQATRDLIEAGASVVKVGIGPGSICTTRVVAGIGVPQITAIHDCAQVAREYNIPIIADGGIKYSGDLPKAIGAGASVIMIGSLFAGTEESPGEFEIFQGRRFKVYRGMGSIGAMKAGSKDRYFQENAQKLVPEGIEGRVPYKGPLADVTYQLIGGLRAGMGYCGAKTIEDLIQNSQFVRITGAGLRESHPHDVQITKESPNYSIS; encoded by the coding sequence GTGCGGGAAGACAAATTTGTTAAAGAGGGCTTAACATTTGACGATGTATTGCTCATTCCAGCAAAATCTGAAGTTTTGCCAAGGGATGTTGATCTGCGTGTACAATTGAGTGAGAATGTGAAACTGAATATCCCTTTGATTAGTGCGGGGATGGACACCGTAACGGAGTCTGGACTTGCAATTGCCATGGCTCGCCAAGGTGGTATCGGGATTGTCCATAAAAACATGTCCATTGAGCAGCAAGCAAGTGAAGTAGACCGTGTAAAACGCTCTGAGAGTGGCGTTATTACCAATCCATTCTCTTTGACCCAAGAGCATACCGTAGAAGAAGCGAATGCTCTCATGGGTAAATATCGTATCTCTGGTGTTCCGATTGTCGATGCGAATCAAAAACTGATTGGAATTCTCACCAACCGTGATCTGCGCTTTGTGCATGACTTCTCCATCAAGATCAAAGAGGTTATGACCAAGGAAAATCTGGTGACGGCTCCTGTCGGTACTACACTGCAACAGGCAGAACTGATTCTGCAACAACATAAGATCGAAAAGCTTCCATTGGTGGATGAGAATAACACTCTGCGTGGACTTATTACGATTAAAGATATTGAAAAAGCAATCCAATACCCAAATGCAGCAAAAGATAACCAAGGCCGCTTGCTATGTGGTGCTGCTGTTGGGGTATCTGCAGACACGTTTGAGCGTGCAGCAGCACTTGTACAAGCTGGTGTGGACGTTTTAGTAATCGATACCGCTCATGGCCATTCCAAAGGCGTACTTGAAACGGTAAAAGCAGTTCGCAAAGAATACCCAACGCTCACAATCGTCGCAGGAAACGTTGCAACTGGACAAGCTACTCGCGATCTGATCGAAGCTGGCGCATCTGTGGTGAAGGTTGGTATCGGTCCTGGTTCCATTTGTACAACTCGTGTCGTAGCAGGTATCGGGGTTCCTCAAATTACAGCGATCCACGATTGTGCACAGGTTGCGCGAGAGTACAATATTCCAATTATTGCCGACGGCGGCATTAAATACTCCGGTGATTTGCCAAAAGCAATTGGTGCAGGTGCTTCTGTGATCATGATCGGCAGTCTGTTCGCCGGTACAGAAGAAAGCCCAGGCGAATTCGAGATTTTCCAAGGTCGTCGTTTCAAGGTATATCGCGGAATGGGATCAATTGGCGCGATGAAAGCCGGTAGTAAGGACCGTTACTTCCAAGAGAACGCACAGAAGCTCGTTCCGGAAGGGATCGAAGGCCGTGTTCCTTACAAAGGCCCATTGGCAGATGTCACGTATCAGTTGATTGGTGGACTGCGTGCAGGTATGGGATACTGCGGAGCGAAGACCATCGAAGATTTGATTCAAAACTCCCAGTTCGTTCGCATTACCGGCGCTGGCTTGCGTGAGAGCCACCCACACGATGTACAAATTACAAAAGAATCACCTAACTACTCGATTTCCTAA